The following coding sequences are from one Granulicella sp. L56 window:
- a CDS encoding M56 family metallopeptidase, which yields MSGLEAFVLGYLVNSLWQVPLVCLAGYGCARLVRRMGPQAEHRVWVAALMIAAILPACVGAVFGMPRIFGGAGVGAGATAVQVEMGRFTQVGGASLYLPLWLRHGATMLYLGFALFLCGRLAWGLIQSNGLRRGSRRLSLTGELAAVWKRYCRSFDVPDAEIASTPMVAGPLTLGLRRRVLLVPPEFMEKAEASDVEAVLGHELAHMRRRDYAKNVLYELVSLPVSYHPMTRWLKAQIRQSRELVCDAMAAEFVTTREHYARSLLRLASLMSSQTQTMNIHAIGIFDANILERRVMSLMTKPKETRGLLRIGVAAVCVVVGVATCGSALALRLDVNEPPPASAMMAAAPNHPVKVQGAIMAGSRLGGQNPVYPAKARADKNTVDGTCTLRAIINKDGRITRVRVVKSLRKDYDQSALTAVKTWKYKPYLLNGEPVAVETTININFNIEG from the coding sequence GGATGGGGCCGCAGGCGGAGCATCGGGTCTGGGTGGCAGCGCTGATGATTGCGGCGATTCTACCGGCCTGCGTCGGGGCCGTTTTCGGAATGCCGCGTATCTTCGGCGGTGCCGGAGTGGGGGCCGGGGCGACGGCGGTACAGGTGGAGATGGGCAGATTTACGCAGGTGGGAGGAGCATCTCTGTACCTGCCGCTTTGGCTGCGACACGGAGCGACGATGTTGTATCTCGGCTTTGCGCTGTTCTTATGCGGGCGGCTGGCGTGGGGACTGATCCAGAGCAATGGGCTGCGGCGCGGGTCGCGGCGGCTGTCGCTGACTGGAGAGTTGGCCGCGGTGTGGAAGCGGTATTGCCGCAGCTTCGATGTGCCGGATGCAGAGATTGCAAGCACGCCGATGGTGGCGGGACCGCTGACGCTGGGCCTTCGGCGGAGAGTGCTGCTGGTGCCTCCGGAGTTTATGGAGAAGGCGGAGGCAAGCGATGTGGAGGCGGTGCTGGGGCATGAACTGGCGCATATGCGCAGGCGCGACTATGCGAAGAACGTGCTGTATGAGCTGGTCTCACTACCGGTGAGCTATCACCCGATGACGCGATGGCTGAAGGCGCAGATACGGCAGAGCCGCGAGCTGGTGTGCGATGCGATGGCGGCTGAATTTGTAACCACAAGAGAACACTATGCACGATCGCTGCTGCGGTTGGCGTCGCTGATGTCGAGCCAGACGCAGACCATGAACATTCACGCCATCGGAATCTTCGATGCCAACATTCTGGAGAGGAGAGTTATGAGCCTGATGACGAAGCCAAAAGAGACGAGAGGATTGCTGCGGATTGGGGTTGCGGCGGTGTGCGTTGTGGTAGGAGTTGCGACTTGCGGGTCGGCGCTGGCGCTGCGTCTGGACGTGAATGAGCCTCCGCCTGCTTCTGCGATGATGGCGGCCGCCCCTAACCATCCCGTGAAGGTGCAAGGTGCAATCATGGCTGGAAGCAGGCTCGGCGGCCAAAACCCGGTCTATCCCGCGAAAGCAAGGGCCGACAAGAACACCGTGGATGGCACATGCACTTTGCGAGCCATCATCAATAAAGATGGGCGCATAACCCGCGTGCGTGTCGTCAAGAGCCTTCGCAAGGACTATGACCAGAGCGCTCTAACCGCGGTAAAGACCTGGAAATACAAGCCGTATCTGCTGAATGGAGAGCCAGTGGCAGTAGAGACGACCATCAATATCAATTTCAACATCGAGGGGTGA